A single window of Periophthalmus magnuspinnatus isolate fPerMag1 chromosome 22, fPerMag1.2.pri, whole genome shotgun sequence DNA harbors:
- the si:dkey-85n7.8 gene encoding COX8 domain-containing protein yields MLSVLTRPTMRTILCCHRIIYSKAPQEKIGPGKTAFVLFVFSMALLAPAGWIMHHIPEYRQRPTTTTD; encoded by the exons ATGCTCTCTGTCCTGACGAGACCCACCATGAGAACCATCCTGTGCTGCCATAGAATCATCTACAGCAAGGCCCCACAGGAGAAGATCGGACCAGGG aagACAGCCTTTGTCCTGTTTGTGTTCAGCATGGCTCTCCTGGCCCCAGCGGGATGGATCATGCATCACATCCCAGAGTATCGCCAGAGACCTACCACCACCACTGACTAA